The Anopheles coluzzii chromosome 2, AcolN3, whole genome shotgun sequence genome window below encodes:
- the LOC120953226 gene encoding xenotropic and polytropic retrovirus receptor 1 isoform X2, with the protein MKFAEHLAAHITPEWRKQYIQYEEMKAQLYAAVEQSPSAELVDPEVLTRYFAKFDEQFFHYCDSELAKINTFYSEKLAEATRKFANLRTELSETLEMEESTKMKKKDNLHKMKKNLLRKKNVSVRKIQELKLAFSEFYLSLILLQNYQNLNFTGFRKILKKHDKLLNVDFGARWRAEHVESAHFYVNKDIDRLIHETENIVTNEIEGGDRQRAMKRLRVPPLGEQQSPWTTFKVGLFSGSLIVLCVAVVLSAMFRLRRDDWIVAFRLFRGPLLIVEFMFLWGINVYGWRSSGVNHVLIFELDPRNHLSEQHIMELASIFGVIWTMSVLGYLYADALAIPAYLSPLILYLLMAGFLLNPTKTFRHEARFWTLRILSRIVLAPFFYVNFADFWLADQLNSIVPAFLDLQYFLCFFSTISNWSYAEDPNQCINNSLWIRPVVAMLPAWFRMAQCLRRFRDTRDAHPHLANALKYSTSFFVVIFSSITQATRDQYAKSSDNPWFYLWILASIVSSCYAYTWDIKMDWGLFDSKSSDNKFLRDEVVYSSNWFYYFAIVEDLILRFGWTLSMSLIEMGYIDREIIVSILSPLEVFRRFIWNYFRLENEHLNNCGNFRAVRDISVAPMDCSDQTTILRMMDEEDGVRNRRTVKKLANKKKSEQRLLLREAESTEDLEILHRIR; encoded by the exons ATGAAGTTTGCCGAGCATCTGGCCGCCCACATTACGCCGGAATGGCGCAAACAGTACATCCAGTACGAG GAGATGAAGGCCCAGCTGTACGCGGCCGTGGAACAATCTCCCTCGGCCGAGCTGGTCGATCCGGAGGTACTGACGCGGTACTTTGCCAAATTCGACGAGCAGTTTTTCCACTACTGCGACAGCGAACTGGCCAAAATCAACACCTTCTATTCAG AGAAACTTGCCGAAGCGACGCGCAAATTTGCCAACCTCCGGACCGAGCTGAGCGAAACGCTCGAGATGGAGGAGAGCAccaagatgaagaagaaggacaATCTGCacaagatgaagaagaatCTGCTGCGCAAGAAGAACGTGTCGGTGCGCAAAATCCAGGAGCTGAAGCTTGCATTTAGTGAGTTCTATCTGAGCCTGATCCTGCTGCAGAACTACCAGAACCTCAACTTTACCGGCTTCCGGAAGATACTGAAGAAGCACGACAAGCTGCTGAACGTCGACTTTGGCGCCCGGTGGCGGGCGGAGCACGTCGAGTCGGCCCACTTCTACGTGAACAAGGACATCGACCGGCTGATCCACGAGACGGAGAACATCGTGACGAACGAGATCGAGGGGGGCGACCGGCAGCGGGCCATGAAGCGGCTGCGGGTACCGCCGCTCGGTGAGCAGCAGAGCCCGTGGACCACGTTCAAGGTGGGCCTGTTTTCCGGCTCGCTCATCGTGCTGTGCGTGGCCGTCGTCCTGTCGGCCATGTTCCGGCTGCGGCGGGACGATTGGATCGTCGCTTTCCGGCTGTTCCGCGGCCCGCTGCTGATCGTGGAGTTTATGTTCCTGTGGGGCATCAACGTGTACGGGTGGCGGTCGTCCGGCGTGAACCACGTGCTCATCTTCGAGCTGGACCCGCGCAACCATCTGTCCGAGCAGCACATCATGGAGCTGGCATCGATCTTCGGCGTGATCTGGACGATGAGCGTGCTGGGCTATCTGTATGCGGATGCGTTGGCCATCCCGGCGTACCTGAGCCCGCTTATTCTGTACCTGCTCATGGCAGGGTTTCTGCTGAACCCGACGAAAACGTTCCGCCACGAGGCACGCTTCTGGACGCTGCGCATACTGAGCCGCATCGTGCTGGCGCCGTTCTTCTACGTCAACTTTGCCGACTTCTGGCTGGCGGATCAGCTGAACAGCATCGTgccggcctttttggacctgCAGTACTTCCTCTGCTTCTTTTCCACGATCAGCAACTGGAGCTATGCGGAGGATCCAAACCAGTGCATCAACAATTCGCTCTGGATCCGGCCGGTCGTGGCCATGCTGCCGGCCTGGTTCCGAATGGCCCAGTGTTTGCGGCGGTTCCGTGATACGCGCGATGCCCATCCGCATCTTGCCAACGCGCTCAAGTACTCGACGTCGTTCTTTGTGGTCATTTTTTCGTCCATTACGCAGGCGACGCGGGATCAGTACGCGAAGAGTTCGGACAATCCGTGGTTTTACCTGTGGATACTGGCATCGATCGTGTCGTCCTGCTACGCGTACACCTGGGACATTAAGATGGATTGGGGCCTGTTCGATTCCAAGTCGAGCGATAACAAGTTTTTGCGCGATGAAGTCGTGTACAGCTCGAAT TGGTTCTACTATTTTGCCATCGTTGAGGATCTCATTCTGCGCTTTGGATGGACGCTCTCGATGAGTCTGATCGAGATGGGTTACATTGATCGGGAGATTATCGTCTCAATTCTTAGCCCGCTGGAGGTATTCCGTCGCTTCATCTGGAACTACTTCCGGCTGGAGAACGAACATCTTAACAATTGCGGTAACTTCCGTGCCGTTCGTGACATTTCCGTTGCACCGATGGATTGCTCCGATCAG ACTACCATTCTGCGCATGATGGACGAGGAGGATGGTGTACGAAATCGGCGCACGGTAAAGAAGCTGGCCAATAAGAAAAAGTCTGAACAGCGGCTGCTACTGCGGGAGGCGGAATCGACGGAAGATTTGGAAAT TCTACATCGTATCCGTTGA
- the LOC120953226 gene encoding xenotropic and polytropic retrovirus receptor 1 isoform X1: protein MKFAEHLAAHITPEWRKQYIQYEEMKAQLYAAVEQSPSAELVDPEVLTRYFAKFDEQFFHYCDSELAKINTFYSEKLAEATRKFANLRTELSETLEMEESTKMKKKDNLHKMKKNLLRKKNVSVRKIQELKLAFSEFYLSLILLQNYQNLNFTGFRKILKKHDKLLNVDFGARWRAEHVESAHFYVNKDIDRLIHETENIVTNEIEGGDRQRAMKRLRVPPLGEQQSPWTTFKVGLFSGSLIVLCVAVVLSAMFRLRRDDWIVAFRLFRGPLLIVEFMFLWGINVYGWRSSGVNHVLIFELDPRNHLSEQHIMELASIFGVIWTMSVLGYLYADALAIPAYLSPLILYLLMAGFLLNPTKTFRHEARFWTLRILSRIVLAPFFYVNFADFWLADQLNSIVPAFLDLQYFLCFFSTISNWSYAEDPNQCINNSLWIRPVVAMLPAWFRMAQCLRRFRDTRDAHPHLANALKYSTSFFVVIFSSITQATRDQYAKSSDNPWFYLWILASIVSSCYAYTWDIKMDWGLFDSKSSDNKFLRDEVVYSSNWFYYFAIVEDLILRFGWTLSMSLIEMGYIDREIIVSILSPLEVFRRFIWNYFRLENEHLNNCGNFRAVRDISVAPMDCSDQTTILRMMDEEDGVRNRRTVKKLANKKKSEQRLLLREAESTEDLEISDSSKRQVQWEI, encoded by the exons ATGAAGTTTGCCGAGCATCTGGCCGCCCACATTACGCCGGAATGGCGCAAACAGTACATCCAGTACGAG GAGATGAAGGCCCAGCTGTACGCGGCCGTGGAACAATCTCCCTCGGCCGAGCTGGTCGATCCGGAGGTACTGACGCGGTACTTTGCCAAATTCGACGAGCAGTTTTTCCACTACTGCGACAGCGAACTGGCCAAAATCAACACCTTCTATTCAG AGAAACTTGCCGAAGCGACGCGCAAATTTGCCAACCTCCGGACCGAGCTGAGCGAAACGCTCGAGATGGAGGAGAGCAccaagatgaagaagaaggacaATCTGCacaagatgaagaagaatCTGCTGCGCAAGAAGAACGTGTCGGTGCGCAAAATCCAGGAGCTGAAGCTTGCATTTAGTGAGTTCTATCTGAGCCTGATCCTGCTGCAGAACTACCAGAACCTCAACTTTACCGGCTTCCGGAAGATACTGAAGAAGCACGACAAGCTGCTGAACGTCGACTTTGGCGCCCGGTGGCGGGCGGAGCACGTCGAGTCGGCCCACTTCTACGTGAACAAGGACATCGACCGGCTGATCCACGAGACGGAGAACATCGTGACGAACGAGATCGAGGGGGGCGACCGGCAGCGGGCCATGAAGCGGCTGCGGGTACCGCCGCTCGGTGAGCAGCAGAGCCCGTGGACCACGTTCAAGGTGGGCCTGTTTTCCGGCTCGCTCATCGTGCTGTGCGTGGCCGTCGTCCTGTCGGCCATGTTCCGGCTGCGGCGGGACGATTGGATCGTCGCTTTCCGGCTGTTCCGCGGCCCGCTGCTGATCGTGGAGTTTATGTTCCTGTGGGGCATCAACGTGTACGGGTGGCGGTCGTCCGGCGTGAACCACGTGCTCATCTTCGAGCTGGACCCGCGCAACCATCTGTCCGAGCAGCACATCATGGAGCTGGCATCGATCTTCGGCGTGATCTGGACGATGAGCGTGCTGGGCTATCTGTATGCGGATGCGTTGGCCATCCCGGCGTACCTGAGCCCGCTTATTCTGTACCTGCTCATGGCAGGGTTTCTGCTGAACCCGACGAAAACGTTCCGCCACGAGGCACGCTTCTGGACGCTGCGCATACTGAGCCGCATCGTGCTGGCGCCGTTCTTCTACGTCAACTTTGCCGACTTCTGGCTGGCGGATCAGCTGAACAGCATCGTgccggcctttttggacctgCAGTACTTCCTCTGCTTCTTTTCCACGATCAGCAACTGGAGCTATGCGGAGGATCCAAACCAGTGCATCAACAATTCGCTCTGGATCCGGCCGGTCGTGGCCATGCTGCCGGCCTGGTTCCGAATGGCCCAGTGTTTGCGGCGGTTCCGTGATACGCGCGATGCCCATCCGCATCTTGCCAACGCGCTCAAGTACTCGACGTCGTTCTTTGTGGTCATTTTTTCGTCCATTACGCAGGCGACGCGGGATCAGTACGCGAAGAGTTCGGACAATCCGTGGTTTTACCTGTGGATACTGGCATCGATCGTGTCGTCCTGCTACGCGTACACCTGGGACATTAAGATGGATTGGGGCCTGTTCGATTCCAAGTCGAGCGATAACAAGTTTTTGCGCGATGAAGTCGTGTACAGCTCGAAT TGGTTCTACTATTTTGCCATCGTTGAGGATCTCATTCTGCGCTTTGGATGGACGCTCTCGATGAGTCTGATCGAGATGGGTTACATTGATCGGGAGATTATCGTCTCAATTCTTAGCCCGCTGGAGGTATTCCGTCGCTTCATCTGGAACTACTTCCGGCTGGAGAACGAACATCTTAACAATTGCGGTAACTTCCGTGCCGTTCGTGACATTTCCGTTGCACCGATGGATTGCTCCGATCAG ACTACCATTCTGCGCATGATGGACGAGGAGGATGGTGTACGAAATCGGCGCACGGTAAAGAAGCTGGCCAATAAGAAAAAGTCTGAACAGCGGCTGCTACTGCGGGAGGCGGAATCGACGGAAGATTTGGAAAT CAGCGACAGTTCTAAAAGGCAGGTGCAGTGGGAAATTTAA